A genomic region of Oncorhynchus mykiss isolate Arlee chromosome 16, USDA_OmykA_1.1, whole genome shotgun sequence contains the following coding sequences:
- the trh gene encoding pro-thyrotropin-releasing hormone-A, with protein MKSACLIILASLVVCNLTLARGQGIPAEEETGDRQTIDDIILQRAESLLLRSILKNIEDEDGANEGLTSQPDWLVKRQHPGKRYQEELEKRQHPGKREEDEDEEYGEVQKRQHPGKREDEFDSFVELQRRQHPGKRLILEQITENPAFLSELSKRQHPGKRYVMYYSKRQHPGRREVDDESDAGDLKELEKRQHPGKRYLDNTSPDLGANSPCDVLDPGCSKANLLLQLLDNVNKSRAEKRQHPGKRSAPVEDLTEQE; from the exons ATGAAGTCCGCCTGCCTGATCATTCTGGCATCTCTAGTGGTCTGCAACCTGACGTTGGCTCGAGGACAGGGCATCCCCGCTGAGGAGGAGACGGGGGACCGGCAGACTATTGACGATATCATCCTACAGAGAGCCGAGAGCCTCCTGCTCCGCTCCATTCTCAAAAATATAGAGGATGAGGATGGCGCGAACG AAGGGTTGACCTCTCAGCCAGATTGGCTGGTGAAGCGGCAGCATCCCGGTAAGAGGTACCAGGAGGAGCTGGAAAAAAGGCAACACCCTGGGAAGCgagaggaggacgaggacgaAGAGTATGGCGAGGTTCAGAAAAGACAGCACCCGGGAAAACGCGAAGACGAATTTGATTCTTTTGTGGAGCTCCAGAGAAGACAGCATCCAGGCAAGCGCTTAATACTGGAGCAGATTACAGAGAACCCCGCATTTCTAAGTGAACTCTCCAAACGTCAACACCCGGGCAAGCGCTACGTGATGTACTACAGTAAGCGCCAGCATCCCGGCAGGCGAGAGGTGGACGACGAGTCAGACGCAGGGGACCTCAAGGAGTTGGAGAAGCGCCAACACCCCGGCAAACGCTACTTGGATAACACGAGCCCGGATTTGGGCGCCAACAGTCCCTGTGACGTGCTGGACCCTGGCTGCAGTAAGGCCAACCTGTTGCTCCAGCTATTAGACAACGTGAACAAGAGTCGCGCGGAGAAGAGACAGCACCCAGGCAAAAGGTCCGCACCTGTCGAGGATTTGACCGAACAGGAGTAA
- the si:dkey-93l1.9 gene encoding ninjurin-2 isoform X1, whose translation MDSEARANGEDITLNKLDDIEANLDRLDPSGKVYRMINMNHYATRKSVAQSMLDVALLMANSSQLKTVLYMESQYRFYKPLIVLLSMSITLQVVVGLLLVFIVKYDLNDVRKHSKLNMMNNTATVFVFFTVIINIFITALGFEGAVIGLPEPQSFLLTTEQNQTGGL comes from the exons ATGGACAGTGAAGCAAGGGCGAATGGGGAGGACATCACTCTCAACAAACTAGACGACATAGAA GCGAACCTCGACCGTCTTGACCCCTCTGGAAAGGTGTACCGAATGATTAACATGAATCACTATGCCACTAGGAAGAGTGTAGCTCAGAGTATGCTTGATGTGGCTCTACTCATGGCTAACTCATCCCAGCTAAAGACTGTTCTATACATGGAGTCACAGTACAGATTCTACAAACCTCTCATAGTACTGCTGTCCATGTCTATTACGCTACAGGTTGTCGTGGGACTACTGCTGGTCTTTATAG tgaagtATGATCTGAATGATGTGAGGAAACACTCAAAGCTGAACATGATGAACAACACAGCAACAGTATTTGTTTTCTTCACAGTCATCATCAACATCTTCATCACTGCGCTAGGCTTTGAGGGTGCTGTGATAGGACTTCCAGAACCCCAATCCTTCCTTCTGACCACTGAACAGAACCAGACCGGAGGCCTCTAG
- the si:dkey-93l1.9 gene encoding ninjurin-1 isoform X2 yields MDSEARANGEDITLNKLDDIEANLDRLDPSGKVYRMINMNHYATRKSVAQSMLDVALLMANSSQLKTVLYMESQYRFYKPLIVLLSMSITLQVVVGLLLVFIVIINIFITALGFEGAVIGLPEPQSFLLTTEQNQTGGL; encoded by the exons ATGGACAGTGAAGCAAGGGCGAATGGGGAGGACATCACTCTCAACAAACTAGACGACATAGAA GCGAACCTCGACCGTCTTGACCCCTCTGGAAAGGTGTACCGAATGATTAACATGAATCACTATGCCACTAGGAAGAGTGTAGCTCAGAGTATGCTTGATGTGGCTCTACTCATGGCTAACTCATCCCAGCTAAAGACTGTTCTATACATGGAGTCACAGTACAGATTCTACAAACCTCTCATAGTACTGCTGTCCATGTCTATTACGCTACAGGTTGTCGTGGGACTACTGCTGGTCTTTATAG TCATCATCAACATCTTCATCACTGCGCTAGGCTTTGAGGGTGCTGTGATAGGACTTCCAGAACCCCAATCCTTCCTTCTGACCACTGAACAGAACCAGACCGGAGGCCTCTAG